In Pantoea cypripedii, the DNA window TACTACGTTTTGCAGCCTGATGTGGCTAATCCGGAACATGCGGTGAAATTTGGCACCTCCGGCCATCGTGGTAGCGCAGGACGTCAGAGCTTCAACGAAACGCACATTCTGGCGATTGCTCAGGCGATTGCGGAAGAGCGTAAAAAGAACGGCATCACTGGCCCGTGCTATGTCGGTAAAGACACGCATGCGCTGTCTGAACCGGCGATTCTGTCTGTACTGGAAGTGCTGGCGGCTAACGGCGTGGATGTGATTGTGCAGCAGGACAACGGTTATACGCCGACGCCGGCGGTTTCCAACGCCATCCTTGAGCACAACAAACGTGGTGGGGCCCAGGCTGATGGCATCGTTATCACGCCGTCGCACAACCCACCGGAAGACGGTGGCATCAAATACAATCCGCCGAACGGTGGCCCGGCCGATACTAACGTCACCAAAGTGGTGGAAGATCGTGCTAACCAGCTGATGAAAGGTGGCTTGAAAGATGTGAAGCGTCTGCCACTGGATCAGGCGTGGGCCAGCGGCCATATCGTTGAACAGGATCTGATTCAGCCGTATGTGGCAGGTCTGGCGCAGGTGATTGACTTCCCGGCGATTCAGAAAGCGGGCCTGAAAATTGGCGTGGATCCGCTTGGCGGTTCCGGCATGGCCTACTGGCAGCGTATTGCCGAGCACTACAAGCTGGACATCACCATCGTTAATGATGCCATCGATCAGACGTTCCGCTTTATGCATCTGGATAAAGACGGCGTGGTGCGTATGGACTGCTCGTCAGAATGCGCGATGGCGGGTCTGCTGGCTTACCGTGACAAGTTCGATCTGGCATTCGGTAACGACCCGGATTATGACCGCCATGGTATCGTGACCCCGGCTGGTCTGATGAATCCAAACCACTATCTGGCAGTGGCGATCAACTACCTGTTCCAGCATCGTCCGCAGTGGGGCAAAGATGTCGCCGTGGGTAAAACCCTGGTTTCCAGTGCGATGATTGACCGGGTGGTGAACGATATTGGCCGCAAGCTGGTGGAAGTGCCGGTTGGCTTTAAATGGTTTGTTGATGGCCTGTTTGATGGCAGCTTTGGTTTCGGCGGTGAAGAGAGCGCCGGGGCATCGTTCCTGCGTTTCGATGGTACAGCCTGGTCTACTGATAAAGACGGCATCATCATGTGCCTGCTGGCCGCGGAAATTACGGCGGTAACCGGTAAGAACCCGCAGCAGCATTATGATGAACTGGCCGCCCGTTTTGGTGCGCCAAGCTACAACCGTCTGCAAGCCTCAGCCACGTCGGCGCAGAAAGCGGCACTGTCGAAGCTGTCTCCGGAAATGGTCAGTGCCGATACCCTGGCAGGCGACCCGATCACCGCTCGTCTGACGGCAGCGCCTGGTAACGGCGCGGCGATTGGTGGCCTGAAAGTGATGACGGAAAACGGCTGGTTTGCTGCACGCCCGTCAGGCACCGAAGATGCCTACAAAATCTACTGTGAAAGCTTCCTTGGTGCTGAGCATCGTCAATTGATCGAGAAAGAAGCAGTAGAGATTGTCAGCGAAGTGCTGAAGAACGCGTAAGCGATTCAGGATCAGGCAGACAATATATTGCCGATCTTGCTGGTTTTATTGACCAGCGAATGGTTGATACAGAAGGGTTCATGTTCATCATGAACCCTTTTTTATTGGCATTTGCACAGGGGAGGGCGCTGTTCACTTCACCGAATCGAGACGCTAAGGTGAGGTCTACATTTCAGGTTGCAGGATAGGACATCATGCTTGAACCAGAGGAAGGATTGCTGACGTTTCGTGCCGAAGGTAACAATGTTAAATCAAGTCGAAACTATTCAAGGGTAATTCACTGGCCTGGGAATTTATCTCTTTGCCGTAAACAACTTTCGGGCGTTACTCTTGGCAGAGGGTTCGATCCTGGCGATCGTTCAACAATAAGCGTTTTAAACACCTTGATAAAAGCTGGAATAAGAAAAGAACAGGCAGAATTGATCTCTGAAGGTGCAAAATTAAAAGGATGTGCTGCATATGACTTTGTCAAAAAGAATAAAGAAAGAATAGGTGAGATATCTGAGCGTCAGCAAGTTAATTTATTTAACATAGCATATGTTGAATTAAAGAAAGATGTTGAAAGAATATGCAAAAAGAAAGACATATTAATCAAATATCACCCCAGGCTCGATACCCCTCCTGACGTGGCATGGAATAATATTTCAGGGAAAATAAAAGAAATTCTAATCGATTTGAGATATCGTGGCGATTATAAGGAGTACGCAAGAGAACTCCTGCAACCTATGGCATATGCAGGAGATCTGATTGGTTTTGGCAAAACGTTGTCGAATAGATCATTATGGGCGGGAGTGCCAATAGATAGATTTAACAAAAGGGTTGAATATTATGAGAGATATTAGAATTTTTTGTTTGTTAATAGCCTTTTCTTTAAATGCGCATGCAGCCTTTACCGAACCTGAAATGAGCCAGCTTGCAGAGATTAATGAAAAAGTACTGGAGAAAGTCGAGATGGCAAAAAAAGATCTCGATAAAACAATAAAAAGAATTCCGGAAGAAAAAAGGAGAATATTAGATCTAAAAAAATCATGGGAAGTGACCATACAAAAAAAATGTACACTGGAAATATTTGAATCACTTCATAGGGATGCTGAAATAGCTGAGAGGAGTTCGTGCCTGGTAGATGAGTATAAAGCGGAAAGTGAGTTTTTTTATAAACTTAGATTCTAGTCTATTTTAACCCCCTTTTCTAAGATGAAAAGGGGATGTTAATATTGAAGTGAAATAGTTACCTCAATGATTTACTAAAAGTAAGATGCGGATTCTTTTATATTCCACCCCATACGGGTCTCCGCACCTTTCACTCCTGAAGCACATTGCTCCCAGTACTGGAATTTGACCCTGTCAGCCTGGAATTCATATTCAACGTCTGTCATTGAACCACTTTCATTCAAAAGCACTTCTATGATGATGACGCTCTCCAGCGTAATCCTATAATATTCCATCTGACTTCCGCCAGCCTTGCATGTTGATATTTCTACTTTCTTAACCTTATTACCATTTGAAGCATACATAAGCGCGCCAGCGGTCGCTTTGTCTGCCTGGCAATGTACGGTGAGATGATGATAATTTGTTGCACCTGATCCCGGTGTATCACCTTTTCTTCTTACACCCCATGAGTAGGTACCAACATCAATCCAGCCCTGATGTGTTGAATCCTTCGATTCTCCCATTAACCCATCTATTTTAAGAAAAACATTATTCATTTAAATCTCCCTATTTATTTAATAATGCTTGTAAACGTAGCGGCGCGATTTATCGCGCTGTTTTTATGTGGTGTTGTAAAACGCGCGATAAATCGCGCCGCTACGACTGGCTGAGGAAACTCAAATATCGCAGTGAAAATTATGCGGGTCACCCTTAATGATCAACATTTGCGGATTAACACACATTTTTTACGGAATAAATCGATAGTCAATACCGGTTTCCGTCAGCAAATGGTTTGGCTGAGTGGAATTGGCTTCCAGCTTCTGGCGAAAATGTCTTAATTT includes these proteins:
- the pgm gene encoding phosphoglucomutase (alpha-D-glucose-1,6-bisphosphate-dependent) — protein: MANHPRAGQPAQQSDLINVAQLTSQYYVLQPDVANPEHAVKFGTSGHRGSAGRQSFNETHILAIAQAIAEERKKNGITGPCYVGKDTHALSEPAILSVLEVLAANGVDVIVQQDNGYTPTPAVSNAILEHNKRGGAQADGIVITPSHNPPEDGGIKYNPPNGGPADTNVTKVVEDRANQLMKGGLKDVKRLPLDQAWASGHIVEQDLIQPYVAGLAQVIDFPAIQKAGLKIGVDPLGGSGMAYWQRIAEHYKLDITIVNDAIDQTFRFMHLDKDGVVRMDCSSECAMAGLLAYRDKFDLAFGNDPDYDRHGIVTPAGLMNPNHYLAVAINYLFQHRPQWGKDVAVGKTLVSSAMIDRVVNDIGRKLVEVPVGFKWFVDGLFDGSFGFGGEESAGASFLRFDGTAWSTDKDGIIMCLLAAEITAVTGKNPQQHYDELAARFGAPSYNRLQASATSAQKAALSKLSPEMVSADTLAGDPITARLTAAPGNGAAIGGLKVMTENGWFAARPSGTEDAYKIYCESFLGAEHRQLIEKEAVEIVSEVLKNA
- a CDS encoding Hcp family type VI secretion system effector translates to MNNVFLKIDGLMGESKDSTHQGWIDVGTYSWGVRRKGDTPGSGATNYHHLTVHCQADKATAGALMYASNGNKVKKVEISTCKAGGSQMEYYRITLESVIIIEVLLNESGSMTDVEYEFQADRVKFQYWEQCASGVKGAETRMGWNIKESASYF